The following are from one region of the Aspergillus chevalieri M1 DNA, chromosome 1, nearly complete sequence genome:
- a CDS encoding uncharacterized protein (COG:S;~EggNog:ENOG410Q2I0) has product MPKKGGKNKAKSKAKAAAGAAAAAPKNVATDVKETLTPGHQVEENVAKAEGEVEKTKEAKDAPASATADSTATVAPDTTSKIPTAAPESAEVEPVKEAEKTVSEPAPEPIAEPEPEVAEVAKRDSIQEAVEKVQASKEGHIGSLDGGDSEGAVVLPEATAKESTLISAPDETITKPTETVETPSAPVAEETTAPVTTLPERPRDTTQPPTDNIEAIHTKRPYETPLFTKEEQKPPKMPKVEGEPEAEPAGQVVSGLTSDETKDLHKESKEIATGNKDVADVNATKEAPAAAPVVAAPAAAPVAAEPAAAAAETKAAEAPVTEAVPAQPEKVAEPEIAAPAAAPAAEPAVAPVTTAPEAAKEKAAEAPKEAPTEAAPSKEAPKEAVPETKPETKPEAKPEAQPETKPEPKAEATKSEAAAAAAPGIAAPADKAAIAATADQKAAQAPEPVIQKPEQAKVAAGKAEQSARDNLAKVQQEGKDKAEQLKAEKAEKRKSGFFGWLKKKVKGDK; this is encoded by the exons ATGCCCAAGAAAGGTGGAAAGAACAAGGCCAAGTCTAAGGCCAAGGCCGCGGCCGGCGCTGCGGCGGCTGCCCCCAAGAACGTCGCCACTGATGTCAAGGAGACTTT AACCCCCGGTCACCAGGTCGAAGAAAATGTCGCAAAGGCTGAAGGCGAAGTTGAGAAGACAAAGGAGGCTAAGGACGCGCCTGCTTCTGCGACGGCCGATTCGACCGCCACAGTCGCTCCTGATACCACTTCGAAGATCCCTACGGCCGCGCCTGAGTCAGCGGAGGTTGAACCGGTGAAAGAGGCTGAGAAGACCGTGTCGGAACCTGCGCCGGAGCCTATCGCAGAGCCTGAGCCGGAGGTCGCAGAGGTGGCCAAGAGGGACAGTATTCAGGAGGCTGTGGAAAAGGTGCAGGCTTCTAAGGAGGGTCACATTGGATCTCTCGATGGAGGCGACTCGGAGGGTGCAG TCGTCCTGCCTGAAGCGACTGCCAAGGAGTCGACATTGATTTCCGCCCCTGATGAGACCATTACCAAACCCACGGAGACAGTAGAGACACCATCCGCTCCTGTGGCCGAGGAAACGACAGCTCCAGTTACAACGCTTCCCGAACGTCCCAGAGACACCACTCAGCCCCCTACCGACAACATCGAGGCTATCCACACCAAGCGTCCCTACGAGACCCCTCTGTTCACCaaggaggagcagaagcCTCCCAAGATGCCCAAGGTTGAGGGAGAACCGGAGGCTGAGCCTGCCGGCCAGGTCGTTTCTGGCCTCACTTCGGACGAAACCAAGGACTTGCACAAGGAGTCCAAGGAGATTGCTACAGGCAACAAGGATGTGGCTGATGTGAACGCTACCAAGGAAGCTCCGGCCGCGGCACCCGTTGTCGCTGCCCCTGCTGCTGCGCCAGTTGCTGCTGAGCCCGCTGCGGCAGCTGCAGAGACCAAGGCTGCTGAAGCCCCAGTGACGGAGGCGGTCCCCGCCCAGCCTGAAAAGGTGGCGGAACCTGAGATTGCTGCTCCTGCCGCTGCTCCGGCTGCCGAGCCTGCTGTGGCCCCTGTTACAACCGCTCCTGAGGCTGCCAAGGAGAAGGCTGCTGAGGCACCTAAGGAGGCTCCGACTGAGGCTGCGCCATCGAAGGAGGCTCCCAAGGAGGCCGTGCCGGAGACAAAGCCGGAAACCAAGCCCGAAGCCAAGCCTGAAGCTCAGCCTGAGACTAAGCCTGAACCTAAGGCTGAAGCCACTAAGTCCGaagccgccgccgccgccgcaccCGGAATAGCAGCACCCGCTGACAAGGCCGCGATAGCCGCAACAGCTGATCAAAAAGCCGCCCAAGCACCCGAACCCGTCATCCAAAAGCCCGAACAGGCCAAGGTGGCCGCCGGCAAGGCAGAGCAATCCGCTCGCGACAACCTCGCCAAGGTCCAGCAAGAAGGCAAGGATAAGGCCGAACAGTTGAAGGCTGAGAAGGCTGAGAAGCGCAAGAGCGGGTTCTTCGGctggttgaagaagaaggtcaaGGGTGATAAATAG
- a CDS encoding uncharacterized protein (COG:S;~EggNog:ENOG410PZNX), with translation MPLRDRVKRVFRRSSLPAPKTNRNGVKIEYYRRSEVPKSKFKGPFDPEHQKQLAAWSFQTAMAERPRSQDLSLSPCTSLPDYMRLPQQSRPQQNEEIAPDQMTEEPAPNADVMDTSPTVTQVEDTQRQADGGSQSSTMVDPDSYSGSMMTLLPENHRDGSICNIKETIRYTSPVLRTASPPPMSPKGAGTYMPFSPEDLTRALNAVQIY, from the exons ATGCCCCTTCGAGACAGAGTTAAACGAGTTTTCCGCCGCTCCTCGCTCCCGGCTCCCAAAACCAACCGGAATGGCGTCAAAATCGAATACTACCGTCGCAGTGAGGTTCCCAAGTCGAAATTCAAGGGACCCTTCGATCCAGAGCACCAAAAACAACTGGCAGCGTGGTCTTTCCAGACAGCCATGGCTGAGCGTCCGCGTTCGCAAGATCTTTCACTATCCCCATGTACCTCATTACCCGACTACATGAGACTGCCACAACAAAGTCGACCTCAGCAAAACGAGGAGATTGCCCCTGATCAAATGACAGAAGAGCCTGCTCCAAATGCAGATGTCATGGACA CCTCTCCTACTGTCACTCAGGTTGAAGACACCCAACGCCAGGCCGATGGGGGTTCGCAATCTTCCACCATGGTCGATCCCGATAGTTACAGCGGCTCAATGATGACCCTGCTTCCCGAAAACCACCGAGACGGTTCGATATGCAACATCAAGGAAACCATTCGTTACACTTCTCCCGTCTTACGAACCGCATCCCCCCCGCCCATGTCACCCAAGGGTGCCGGTACCTACATGCCATTCTCTCCTGAAGATCTGACACGAGCGTTGAACGCAGTCCAGATTTATTAA
- a CDS encoding guanine nucleotide exchange factor SDO1 (BUSCO:EOG0926400M;~COG:J;~EggNog:ENOG410PFAQ;~InterPro:IPR018978,IPR019783,IPR036786,IPR039100, IPR037188;~PFAM:PF09377,PF01172;~go_process: GO:0042254 - ribosome biogenesis [Evidence IEA]), with protein MPINQPSNQIKFTNVSVVRLKKGKKRFELACYKNKLLEYRSGAEKDLDNVLQVPTIFLSVSKAQTAPSAELAKSFGPDIPQDEIRQEILRKGEVQVGERERKEIQERVEKEMLDIVSGRLVDPGTKRVYTSGMISKALDQLSSASGQQAQAQSAEAESASEEGRPQQPRKPLWRGVDPNKSAKSQALEAMKALIAWQPIPVMRARMRLRITCPVNLLKQAIKAAPGAANGGANKKEEPSNGGGPSKPKNKKGGKGNKKSRKGDSDDELDAPAPPAKESKQSAKDSDAETPTKTPGTVKDKILSYIESVETQEVVGGDEWEVVGFADPGAYKGLNEFVGNETRGRGRVEVLDMTVTQEE; from the exons ATGCCTATCAATCAACCCTCCAACCAGATCAAATTCACTAACGTCTCAGTCGTGCGACTCAAGAAGG GCAAAAAACGCTTCGAACTAGCCTGCTACAAAAACAAACTCCTCGAATACCGCTCCGGCGCCGAAAAAGATCTCGACAATGTCCTCCAAGTCCCCACAATCTTCCTCTCCGTCTCAAAAGCCCAAACCGCGCCCTCCGCCGAACTAGCAAAATCATTCGGCCCCGACATCCCCCAAGACGAAATCCGGCAAGAAATCCTCCGCAAAGGCGAAGTCCAGGTCGGCGAGCGCGAGCGCAAAGAGATCCAAGAGCGCGTCGAGAAGGAGATGCTGGATATTGTCTCGGGGAGGTTAGTCGATCCAGGGACGAAGAGGGTTTATACGTCGGGGATGATTTCGAAGGCGCTGGATCAGTTGAGTTCGGCGAGTGGGCAGCAGGCGCAGGCGCAGAGTGCGGAGGCTGAGAGTGCGAGTGAGGAGGGGAGGCCACAGCAGCCGCGGAAACCGTTGTGGAGGGGCGTGGATCCGAATAAGTCGGCGAAGAGTCAGGCGTTGGAAGCTATGAAGGCGCTTATTGCGTGGCAGCCGATTCCTGTTATGCGGGCTCGTATGCGTCTACGGATTACTTGTCCTGTGAACCTGCTCAAACAGGCTATCAAAGCTGCCCCTGGGGCCGCCAATGGCGGCGCAAACAAGAAAGAGGAACCATCTAACGGTGGGGGACCATCGAAACCCAAAAATAAGAAAGGCGGGAAGGGCAACAAGAAATCACGGAAGGGCGATTCAGACGATGAACTCGATGCACCCGCACCACCTGCAAAGGAATCGAAACAATCCGCAAAAGACTCCGACGCAGAAACACCAACAAAAACACCCGGCACAGTCAAGGACAAGATCCTAAGCTACATCGAATCCGTCGAAACACAAGAAGTTGTCGGCGGAGATGAATGGGAAGTCGTGGGGTTTGCGGATCCGGGAGCTTACAAGGGTTTGAATGAGTTTGTGGGCAACGAGACTCGTGGTAGAGGTAGGGTGGAGGTTCTGGATATGACAGTTACGCAGGAGGAGTAG
- the cp3 gene encoding carboxypeptidase C PRC1 (COG:O;~EggNog:ENOG410PFU0;~InterPro:IPR029058,IPR018202,IPR008442,IPR001563;~MEROPS:MER0002010;~PFAM:PF05388,PF00450;~go_component: GO:0005773 - vacuole [Evidence IEA];~go_function: GO:0004185 - serine-type carboxypeptidase activity [Evidence IEA];~go_process: GO:0006508 - proteolysis [Evidence IEA]): MRLLPATMLVGAATAAAPFQQILSSPKKASESFSETLSKPLHNFQEQLENLSDEARNLWDEVSAKFPETMGHNPLFSLPKKHTRRPDSHWDHIVRGADVQGVWVANEKGEKEREVDGKLEAYDLRVKKADPASLGIDPGVKQYTGYLDDNENDKHLFYWFFESRNDPENDPVVLWLNGGPGCSSLTGLFLELGPSSIGENIKPIYNDYAWNSNASVLFLDQPVNVGYSYSGSAVSDTVAAGKDVYALLTLFFKQFPQYAKQDFHIAGESYAGHYIPVFASEILSHKKRNINLQSVLIGNGLTDGLTQYDYYRPMACGDGGYPAVLDESSCQSMDNALPRCKSLIETCYNTESSFLCVPASIYCNNALIGPYQRTGQNVYDVRSKCDPGTDLCYKGMDYVSEYLNKAEVREAVGAEVQGYDSCNFDINRNFLLHGDWMKPYHRLVPDLLEQIPVLIYAGDADFICNWLGNKAWTEALEWPGQEKYAAASLEDIEVVDHEHKGKKIGQVKSHGNFTFMRLYGGGHMVPMDQPEAGLEFFNRWLGGEWF, encoded by the exons ATGAGACTCCTCCCAGCTACCATGCTGGTCGGTGCGGCCACCGCGGCTGCCCCCTTCCAGCAGATCCTCTCCTCACCCAAGAAGGCCTCCGAGAGCTTCTCAGAGACCCTGTCTAAGCCGCTCCACAACTTCCAGGAGCAGCTGGAGAACCTGTCCGACGAGGCTCGCAACCTCTGGGATGAGGTCTCGGCCAAGTTTCCCGAGACGATGGGCCACAACCCCCTCTTCTCGCTGCCGAAGAAGCACACTCGTCGTCCGGACTCCCATTGGGACCACATTGTTCGTGGTGCGGATGTTCAGGGCGTTTGGGTTGCTAATGAGAAGGGTGAGAAGGAGAGAGAGGTTGATGGGAAGCTAGAGGCGTATGATCTCAGGGTGAAGAAGGCGGATCCTGCTTCTTTGGGGATTGATCCTGGTGTTAAGCAGTACACTGGGTACTTGGATGACAATGAGAATGACAAGCATTTGTTCTACT GGTTCTTCGAATCTCGCAACGACCCTGAGAATGACCCCGTTGTTCTCTGGTTGAACGGTGGCCCTGGCTGTTCGTCTCTCACTGGTCTGTTCCTGGAGCTGGGCCCTAGCAGCATCGGTGAGAATATCAAGCCGATTTACAATGACTACGCCTGGAACTCCAACGCCTCCGTTCTCTTTCTTGACCAACCTGTCAACGTCGGATACTCGTACAGTGGTTCGGCTGTCAGTGACACGGTGGCTGCTGGCAAGGATGTTTATGCCTTGCTCACCCTCTTCTTTAAGCAATTCCCTCAGTATGCGAAGCAGGACTTCCATATTGCTGGAGAGTCGTATGCTGGTCACTACATCCCTGTCTTTGCTTCCGAGATCTTATCTCACAAGAAGCGTAACATCAACCTTCAGTCCGTCTTGATTGGTAACGGTCTCACCGACGGTCTCACTCAGTACGATTACTACCGTCCCATGGCTTGTGGCGATGGTGGCTACCCGGCTGTCTTGGACGAGTCGAGCTGCCAGTCCATGGACAATGCTCTGCCCCGCTGCAAGTCCCTGATTGAGACGTGCTACAACACTGAGAGTTCCTTCCTGTGCGTTCCTGCTTCGATCTACTGCAACAACGCCCTCATCGGCCCTTACCAGCGAACTGGACAGAACGTCTACGATGTCCGCAGCAAGTGTGATCCCGGGACCGACCTGTGCTACAAGGGCATGGATTATGTCTCTGAATACCTGAACAAGGCCGAGGTTCGTGAGGCCGTGGGTGCTGAGGTCCAGGGCTACGACTCGTGCAACTTTGACATCAACCGTAACTTCCTGCTCCATGGTGACTGGATGAAGCCCTACCACCGTCTGGTCCCGGACCTTCTCGAGCAGATCCCTGTCCTGATCTATGCCGGTGACGCTGACTTCATCTGCAACTGGCTGGGCAACAAGGCCTGGACCGAGGCTCTCGAGTGGCCTGGCCAGGAGAAGTACGCCGCTGCCTCCTTGGAGGACATTGAGGTCGTGGACCACGAGCACAAGGGCAAGAAGATCGGCCAGGTCAAGTCCCACGGCAACTTCACCTTCATGCGTCTCTACGGCGGAGGCCACATGGTCCCGATGGACCAGCCCGAGGCCGGTCTGGAGTTCTTCAACCGCTGGCTCGGCGGTGAGTGGTTCTAA